The following coding sequences lie in one Kamptonema formosum PCC 6407 genomic window:
- a CDS encoding pentapeptide repeat-containing protein: protein MKELDQYYKVLGLLPGASQEEVNQAYKDLAFIWHPDRIPNDNPRLQQKAQEKLKEINQAREKLRAIKVTPGSARSPKSKESSRYAQSQAQWRSQSEAQSRYQSSAQAKSEAHSSYQSSTQAKSQAQSSYQSSAQAKSQAQSPYQSSTQAKSQAQSPYQSPTQAKSQAQSPYQSPTQAKSAAQSYYQSPAQPQAQSYYQPPAQSPAQSYYQSPPQSPSYPTSPQPNQNTSPDLSGADFRGASLKEKDLSGRNLSNANLSDADLSDAFLHNVNLKGANLYKANLFRANLLSACLTNANLRETNLIGADLSGADLSGADLTGAKIGYGDRILVKLTGTKLTGAILPDGRIHQ from the coding sequence ATGAAGGAGCTAGATCAGTATTATAAGGTTCTAGGGTTATTGCCAGGGGCTTCCCAAGAAGAAGTTAACCAGGCTTATAAGGATTTGGCGTTTATTTGGCATCCAGATCGTATCCCTAATGATAATCCCAGACTGCAACAAAAAGCTCAAGAAAAACTTAAGGAAATTAATCAAGCACGGGAAAAATTACGGGCAATTAAAGTCACTCCTGGATCGGCGCGATCGCCCAAGTCGAAAGAGTCGTCTCGCTATGCTCAATCTCAAGCACAATGGCGATCCCAATCTGAAGCGCAATCTCGCTATCAATCTTCTGCTCAAGCAAAATCCGAAGCGCACTCTAGCTATCAATCTTCTACTCAAGCAAAATCTCAAGCTCAATCTAGCTATCAATCTTCTGCTCAAGCAAAATCTCAAGCGCAATCTCCCTATCAATCTTCTACTCAAGCAAAATCTCAAGCGCAATCTCCCTATCAATCTCCTACTCAAGCAAAATCTCAAGCGCAATCTCCCTATCAATCTCCTACTCAAGCAAAATCTGCTGCTCAATCTTACTATCAATCTCCTGCTCAACCTCAAGCTCAATCTTACTATCAACCTCCTGCTCAATCTCCTGCTCAATCTTACTATCAATCCCCTCCTCAATCGCCATCCTATCCTACTTCTCCCCAGCCTAATCAAAACACAAGTCCCGATTTAAGCGGAGCAGACTTTAGGGGAGCTTCATTGAAAGAGAAGGATTTATCAGGTAGAAATTTAAGTAATGCTAACTTAAGTGATGCCGATTTGAGCGATGCTTTCCTGCATAATGTAAACCTCAAAGGAGCAAATTTGTACAAAGCAAATTTATTTAGAGCCAACCTTTTGTCAGCCTGCTTAACCAATGCCAATTTGAGAGAAACTAATTTAATTGGAGCAGATTTAAGCGGTGCAGATTTGAGTGGTGCTGACTTAACTGGAGCGAAAATTGGTTACGGCGATCGCATTCTAGTAAAACTGACGGGAACTAAGTTAACAGGAGCAATTTTACCAGACGGAAGAATTCATCAATAG
- a CDS encoding CRR6 family NdhI maturation factor, translating to MTIVISLNSECINNLDLSSVQTVIEKWLEEGAIASSEQQLKFEIDYPRDPLDPRELSEIPEVRLWFIRLDASYPWLPFLLDWKGGELARYAAMLVPHQFHKKEGIQYNPEALEIFLMHKIFVLTDWLNQQGIAGKSKLMSMSQMFGYDLDDGFFDLIFGHK from the coding sequence ATGACTATTGTGATTTCGCTAAATTCTGAGTGTATAAATAATTTAGATCTGTCATCGGTTCAGACGGTGATTGAAAAGTGGCTGGAAGAGGGCGCGATCGCCTCTAGCGAACAACAGTTAAAGTTTGAAATCGACTATCCTCGCGATCCCCTAGATCCGCGAGAACTTTCCGAGATTCCTGAAGTGAGGTTGTGGTTTATCCGGTTAGATGCTTCCTATCCTTGGCTGCCATTTTTGTTAGATTGGAAAGGGGGAGAATTAGCTCGATATGCAGCAATGCTAGTGCCACATCAGTTTCATAAAAAGGAGGGAATTCAGTATAACCCGGAAGCTTTAGAGATATTTTTGATGCACAAAATTTTTGTGCTAACGGATTGGTTAAATCAACAGGGAATTGCAGGTAAATCCAAGTTGATGTCGATGTCACAGATGTTTGGTTATGACTTAGATGATGGTTTTTTCGATCTGATTTTTGGTCATAAATGA
- a CDS encoding Re/Si-specific NAD(P)(+) transhydrogenase subunit alpha, with product MKVAIAKEVEAGERRVALIPDAVAKLVKQGIEVLVEAGAGEQSFFSDIAYEAVGAKIVADTAALWGEADVLLKIGALQESEIHQLREGSVFIGFLNPLGNPALVQRLAERQVTAFSMEMIPRTSRAQSMDALSSQANVAGYKAVLIAAATLPKYFPMLTTAAGTIRPAKVLVMGAGVAGLQAIATARRLGAVVEAFDIRPDVKEQVQSLGAKFIDVELKEETVAAGGYAKELSEASKQYTREVLTQHVGASDAVITTAQVPGRKAPVLVTREMVAQMKPGSVIVDLAAEQGGNCECTEPGKDVLWNGVTVIGPINLPSSMPVHASETYSKNISALLQLMVKDKALNLNFEDDIITGACVAHSGEIRNQRVREALGITAQQLTVNS from the coding sequence ATGAAAGTAGCGATCGCGAAAGAAGTCGAGGCCGGCGAGCGCCGAGTAGCCTTAATACCCGACGCTGTAGCCAAGTTAGTAAAACAGGGCATTGAAGTGTTGGTTGAGGCCGGTGCTGGCGAGCAATCCTTCTTCTCCGATATTGCTTACGAAGCAGTAGGAGCAAAGATTGTAGCCGATACCGCCGCACTGTGGGGCGAGGCGGATGTACTGCTGAAAATTGGCGCACTGCAAGAGTCAGAAATTCATCAGTTGCGGGAAGGGTCAGTATTTATCGGATTTCTGAACCCCTTGGGAAATCCTGCTTTAGTGCAACGTTTGGCCGAACGCCAAGTAACGGCCTTCAGCATGGAAATGATCCCCCGCACCAGCCGCGCTCAAAGCATGGATGCGCTGTCATCTCAAGCTAACGTTGCTGGCTATAAAGCAGTGCTGATCGCGGCCGCGACTTTGCCCAAATATTTTCCGATGTTGACCACCGCAGCCGGTACAATTCGTCCCGCGAAGGTGCTGGTAATGGGTGCAGGCGTAGCTGGCTTACAGGCGATCGCAACTGCACGCCGCTTAGGTGCAGTAGTCGAAGCCTTCGACATCCGGCCCGATGTCAAAGAACAAGTCCAAAGCTTGGGCGCTAAATTTATTGATGTCGAACTAAAAGAAGAAACAGTCGCCGCTGGCGGCTACGCCAAGGAACTTTCCGAGGCCTCCAAGCAATACACCCGCGAAGTGCTCACCCAGCACGTCGGCGCATCAGACGCAGTAATTACTACCGCTCAAGTTCCAGGCCGGAAAGCGCCCGTGCTTGTTACCAGAGAAATGGTAGCTCAAATGAAGCCGGGCTCGGTGATTGTTGACCTAGCTGCTGAGCAAGGTGGAAACTGCGAATGTACTGAGCCTGGTAAAGATGTGCTGTGGAACGGTGTGACGGTGATCGGCCCGATTAATTTGCCATCGTCAATGCCGGTACACGCCAGCGAAACTTACTCGAAAAACATTTCGGCTTTACTTCAGCTAATGGTCAAAGATAAAGCCCTGAATTTGAATTTTGAAGATGACATCATCACTGGAGCTTGCGTTGCCCACAGTGGTGAAATCCGCAATCAGCGGGTACGCGAAGCTTTAGGTATCACCGCTCAACAGTTAACAGTTAACAGTTAA
- a CDS encoding NAD(P) transhydrogenase subunit alpha, with protein MASGLIAGLVVFVLASFVGFEVINKVPPTLHTPLMSGSNAISGIAVLGAILISGQGNLSVTSILGTIAIALATINVVGGFLVTDRMLQMFKKKEVKA; from the coding sequence ATGGCATCAGGATTGATTGCGGGTTTAGTAGTGTTTGTTTTAGCGTCCTTCGTGGGATTTGAAGTAATTAACAAAGTTCCACCAACGCTGCACACACCCTTAATGTCTGGTTCTAATGCGATTTCTGGGATCGCGGTTTTGGGGGCAATTTTGATTTCAGGTCAAGGAAATCTTAGCGTCACTTCGATTTTAGGGACGATCGCGATCGCATTGGCAACGATTAACGTAGTCGGCGGTTTCTTAGTGACAGATCGGATGTTGCAAATGTTCAAGAAAAAAGAGGTGAAAGCTTA
- a CDS encoding ATP-binding protein: MKGSFFVSLRFQMTVGVMVGVVPAMLVAIWFASDRAAEIIRTQAKQHLELKADVLTESVSRWEQMNVRILYSLSHNPNTISMDVSQQLPLVTAINRTYNHIYAVETYNLEGYVISRGNGQPLDRIYRGHRQWFKNAIAGHEITRQAVISYSTGKPAMIFSTPIREFTNIYPGNRSLSVKELQEQLKTLDYYKGLITGNYDRPTAKAVSQFQKAYPGLPDNGTVNLTTKQLLDLATHSPQEDSVDEVQKLVLSDKLSSTPINGRAKTKGVAIIGTFLSDLAHVVGAVRLGKTGFAFLVDENGAVLAHPDPNFVSGDHLTNLSNYPAVKNLLKGQTGTFSFTDDRGVKWLSYGKKLDIGWGVIILQQEHEALENEKLFLKLAIAIAIIAVLGVGGLTWILTSRIIQPITHLTVAAETLCNGEWNQRVNINRKDELGILAKAFNQMAWELQKLFTNLQSKNEEAQKARTEAEEASKAKSLFLANMSHELRTPLNAIIGYSDMLAEEFLEIELDNFIPDLQKINSAGKHLLLLVNNILNVSNIESGQIQLDLELFNIETIVKDVVNTLQPLAEKRANILTVNCPEDIGTMYGDVIKTHQCLFSVLSNASKFTEGGYVNLEVYRHRNNHQEESEIMSGEEWIIFKVSDTGIGMSPEQIGKVFQAFTQADESATRRYDGSGLGLAITKKFCQMMGGDIQVESRLGKGSIFTIKLPATIR; this comes from the coding sequence ATGAAAGGATCATTTTTCGTAAGTTTGCGATTCCAAATGACAGTTGGCGTAATGGTGGGAGTAGTACCTGCCATGTTAGTTGCTATCTGGTTTGCTAGCGATCGCGCCGCCGAGATTATCCGCACCCAAGCCAAACAGCATCTTGAATTAAAAGCAGATGTCTTGACGGAAAGTGTCTCGCGGTGGGAACAAATGAATGTTCGGATTTTATACAGCCTCAGCCACAACCCCAACACGATCAGCATGGATGTCAGCCAGCAATTGCCGCTAGTTACTGCTATTAACCGCACCTACAACCACATATATGCTGTGGAAACTTACAATTTAGAAGGTTATGTTATTTCTCGCGGCAATGGTCAGCCACTCGATCGCATTTACCGAGGCCATCGCCAGTGGTTTAAAAATGCAATTGCCGGTCATGAAATTACCCGCCAAGCTGTGATTTCTTACAGCACAGGGAAACCTGCGATGATCTTCTCTACACCGATTCGAGAATTTACTAATATTTATCCCGGTAATAGAAGTTTGTCTGTAAAAGAATTACAGGAGCAACTTAAAACACTTGACTACTACAAAGGCTTAATTACTGGTAATTACGATCGCCCAACAGCCAAAGCAGTCTCCCAATTTCAGAAAGCTTATCCTGGTTTACCCGATAACGGTACTGTCAATCTTACAACTAAACAACTTCTAGATTTAGCAACTCACTCGCCGCAAGAAGATTCAGTTGATGAAGTACAAAAATTAGTGCTATCAGACAAATTATCTTCTACTCCTATAAATGGAAGAGCTAAAACAAAAGGAGTAGCGATCATCGGCACATTTCTTAGCGATCTGGCTCACGTAGTTGGGGCAGTACGATTGGGGAAAACAGGCTTTGCTTTCCTAGTAGATGAAAATGGTGCAGTCCTAGCCCATCCTGACCCCAATTTTGTATCGGGAGATCACCTAACTAACCTTAGTAACTATCCAGCAGTCAAAAATTTATTAAAGGGTCAAACAGGCACATTTTCTTTTACTGACGATCGAGGTGTAAAATGGCTATCCTATGGGAAAAAGTTAGACATAGGCTGGGGGGTAATTATTTTGCAGCAAGAACACGAAGCTTTAGAAAATGAAAAGTTATTTTTGAAATTAGCGATCGCGATTGCCATCATTGCCGTTTTGGGTGTAGGCGGTTTGACATGGATACTAACTAGCCGCATTATTCAACCAATTACTCATCTGACAGTTGCAGCAGAAACTTTGTGCAATGGGGAATGGAACCAAAGAGTAAATATTAACCGTAAAGATGAATTAGGAATTTTAGCTAAGGCTTTTAATCAGATGGCTTGGGAGTTACAAAAACTATTCACTAACTTGCAATCCAAAAATGAAGAAGCGCAAAAAGCTCGGACTGAAGCTGAGGAGGCAAGCAAAGCTAAAAGCTTGTTTTTAGCCAATATGAGCCACGAACTCCGCACTCCTTTAAATGCGATTATCGGTTACAGTGATATGTTAGCTGAAGAATTTTTAGAGATTGAGTTGGATAATTTTATCCCCGATTTACAAAAAATAAATAGTGCGGGCAAACATTTGTTGTTACTTGTTAATAATATTTTGAATGTGTCGAATATAGAATCGGGTCAGATACAGCTAGATTTAGAATTATTTAATATTGAGACTATAGTTAAGGATGTAGTAAATACTCTTCAACCTTTGGCTGAAAAAAGGGCTAATATTTTAACCGTTAACTGCCCAGAAGATATTGGGACTATGTATGGTGATGTCATCAAAACTCACCAATGTTTGTTTAGTGTATTAAGTAATGCCAGCAAATTTACTGAAGGCGGCTACGTTAATTTAGAGGTATACAGACATCGCAATAATCACCAAGAAGAATCGGAAATTATGTCTGGGGAAGAATGGATTATTTTCAAAGTCAGCGATACTGGAATTGGGATGAGTCCTGAGCAAATTGGGAAAGTTTTTCAAGCTTTTACTCAGGCAGATGAGTCTGCAACGCGGCGATATGACGGTAGTGGTTTAGGACTTGCTATAACTAAGAAATTTTGCCAGATGATGGGGGGAGATATTCAGGTTGAAAGTAGATTGGGAAAGGGTTCTATTTTTACTATTAAATTGCCAGCGACGATCCGCTAG